In Humulus lupulus chromosome 6, drHumLupu1.1, whole genome shotgun sequence, a single genomic region encodes these proteins:
- the LOC133783608 gene encoding protein LEAD-SENSITIVE 1-like, protein MGIVCRVDPQDLKAGDHIFSYRAWYTYAHHGIYDEENDIVIHYTRTQPESLSHPPTEPASGGCDICNYQPKAERGVVACCLDCFLNGNSCRSSSLNRFVYGVLPFQFLVSRIGTCSLDQSDAPEVVVRRARRMLIGDDDFGEYHLLDNNCESFATYCKTGKRLSFQAESLKSRAVFLKDKPFSFQNLKTTVAGMVFGYKVVVMINNHYLS, encoded by the exons ATGGGGATAGTGTGTAGAGTTGATCCACAAGATCTGAAAGCTGGAGATCACATTTTCTCTTACCGAGCCTGGTATACTTATGCTCATCACG GAATTTATGATGAAGAGAATGATATAGTTATCCACTACACCAGAACACAGCCGGAATCTCTCTCTCACCCGCCGACTGAGCCCGCCAGTGGAGGGTGTGATATCTGCAATTACCAACCAAAAGCTGAGAGAGGTGTCGTGGCTTGTTGCTTGGATTGCTTCCTAAATGGCAACAGTTGTCGTAGTAGTAGTCTCAACCGGTTTGTTTATGGCGTTTTGCCATTTCAGTTCTTGGTGAGCAGGATTGGAACGTGCAGCCTTGACCAAAGCGACGCCCCGGAAGTGGTGGTCCGGCGAGCTCGCCGAATGCTGATCGGAGATGATGACTTCGGCGAATACCATCTTCTAGACAACAACTGTGAGTCATTCGCTACTTATTGCAAGACAGGAAAGCGTTTGAGCTTCCAAGCTGAGTCTCTGAAGAGCAGAGCTGTTTTCTTGAAAGACAAACCTTTTAGCTTTCAGAATCTGAAAACCACGGTTGCTGGAATGGTGTTTGGTTACAAGGTTGTTGTCATGATTAACAACCATTATCTTAGCTGA